One Oikeobacillus pervagus genomic window carries:
- a CDS encoding PadR family transcriptional regulator yields MSFQLGSALLDACVLAILAKKDAYGYSLTQQVREVMDISESTLYPVLRRLQKGGYLTTYDQPFQGRNRRYYKITASGRGKYDELLREWNEYKEKIDLVLLRGIDHE; encoded by the coding sequence GTGTCATTTCAACTTGGATCTGCTCTTCTTGATGCTTGTGTTTTAGCTATTTTGGCAAAAAAGGATGCTTATGGGTATTCCCTTACTCAACAAGTGCGTGAGGTGATGGATATTTCAGAATCGACTCTTTACCCTGTCTTGCGCAGATTGCAAAAAGGGGGATACTTAACGACCTATGATCAACCCTTTCAAGGAAGGAACCGGAGATATTACAAAATTACCGCAAGTGGTCGTGGTAAGTATGATGAGCTGCTTAGGGAATGGAATGAATATAAGGAGAAAATTGATTTAGTGTTATTAAGGGGGATCGATCATGAGTAA
- a CDS encoding DUF1700 domain-containing protein, producing the protein MSKEEYLKQLRRKLKKLPKEEIDIAVDFYREYFEEAGEENIEQVMAKLGPPSLVASQILADYAVKGLDHESGTTKKGFSAIWFIILAILAAPIALPLLLAVIGLVFALVMIGAAFIFTFFALNMALLISGITSVVAGFTVIFQHWQTSLFFIGIGLTATGIGILLFPSLIFVAKNMSATLAKWLKKQFDKMIRKRKGEL; encoded by the coding sequence ATGAGTAAAGAAGAGTATTTAAAGCAATTGCGACGCAAGCTCAAGAAATTGCCGAAAGAAGAAATAGACATCGCCGTAGATTTTTATCGCGAATATTTTGAAGAGGCGGGGGAAGAGAATATTGAACAAGTCATGGCCAAGTTAGGTCCACCCTCGCTTGTGGCATCACAAATTTTAGCTGATTATGCTGTAAAGGGATTGGATCACGAGTCAGGAACAACGAAAAAGGGATTTTCAGCGATTTGGTTTATTATTCTTGCCATCCTTGCTGCCCCCATTGCCTTGCCACTGCTTTTGGCCGTGATTGGACTGGTATTTGCTTTAGTTATGATAGGTGCGGCGTTTATTTTCACTTTTTTTGCCTTAAATATGGCCTTACTTATTTCAGGAATCACAAGTGTAGTGGCCGGGTTTACTGTCATTTTTCAGCATTGGCAAACTTCCTTATTCTTTATTGGAATTGGTTTAACTGCTACAGGCATTGGGATTCTTTTATTTCCGTCACTTATTTTTGTAGCAAAAAATATGAGTGCGACATTAGCTAAATGGCTTAAAAAGCAATTCGATAAAATGATCCGCAAACGTAAGGGGGAGTTGTAA
- a CDS encoding DUF4097 family beta strand repeat-containing protein yields MNSTRKKFTLIASGMIVIGILLTAIGFFAGAKLSIVNTEDGFQALGNHDRKAEEFSLTEFANIEGDLQDTDIEIIPSNEYKLKIERLAGTKVTHKITNDTLVLKESDHEPLWQIDLNFGTLTKKVVKIYVPKEVTFGNISLKNRFGDVRLDGMKVERLTIHSSEGDLTLNDIQSNQLTIENKFGDMNANNVITEDLNVEMHDGDAKFDSVRANSTVFQNEFGDLNFLNFTSEALTIQSKDGDIEIQGMLLGNSVIHSNFGDTKLQLLNKESNLSYNIHNDFGDITVNNNRFEKNASHTTNSQHKLDITSTDGDVHVTF; encoded by the coding sequence ATGAATTCAACTAGAAAGAAATTCACATTGATTGCTAGTGGCATGATTGTGATAGGAATCCTTCTTACAGCAATCGGATTCTTTGCTGGAGCCAAACTTTCCATTGTGAATACCGAGGATGGTTTTCAGGCTTTGGGGAACCACGATAGAAAAGCAGAGGAATTTTCTTTAACAGAATTTGCAAATATTGAGGGGGATCTTCAAGATACAGATATTGAAATCATTCCCTCAAATGAATACAAATTAAAAATAGAAAGATTAGCAGGAACAAAAGTCACTCATAAAATTACAAATGACACATTGGTGCTTAAAGAATCCGACCATGAACCTCTTTGGCAAATAGATTTAAATTTTGGGACCCTCACCAAAAAAGTCGTCAAGATCTATGTTCCAAAAGAGGTGACATTTGGAAATATCTCCTTAAAGAACAGATTTGGCGATGTGCGATTAGACGGAATGAAAGTGGAGCGATTGACGATTCATTCAAGTGAAGGAGATCTCACTCTTAATGATATTCAATCGAATCAGCTAACGATTGAAAATAAATTTGGAGATATGAATGCTAATAATGTCATAACGGAGGATTTAAATGTGGAGATGCACGATGGAGATGCAAAATTTGATTCCGTCCGTGCTAACTCAACGGTTTTTCAAAATGAATTTGGAGATCTTAATTTCCTCAATTTCACTAGTGAAGCACTCACAATTCAAAGTAAAGATGGAGATATTGAAATTCAAGGGATGCTTTTGGGGAATTCCGTCATTCATTCAAACTTTGGGGATACTAAGTTGCAACTTTTAAATAAGGAATCCAATCTAAGCTATAACATTCATAATGACTTTGGTGATATTACCGTAAATAATAATCGATTTGAAAAAAATGCGAGTCATACGACAAATTCGCAACATAAACTAGATATCACTTCAACAGATGGTGATGTTCACGTTACTTTTTAA
- a CDS encoding cysteine hydrolase family protein, translated as MGKRALINVDYTVDFVADDGALTCGKPGQAIEEEISALTEEFIHNGDFVVLAIDVHYKGDILHPETKLFPPHNLEGTSGRNLYGKLSTVFEKNKHLPNVYYMDKTRYSAFSGTDLEIKLRERGINDIHLCGVCTDICVLHTAVDAYNKGFNIIIHSKAVASFNQKGHEWALQHFTSALGATVLS; from the coding sequence ATGGGGAAAAGGGCTTTAATTAATGTCGATTATACTGTTGACTTTGTAGCAGACGATGGTGCGTTAACATGTGGAAAACCAGGACAGGCAATCGAAGAGGAGATTTCTGCATTAACAGAAGAATTTATTCATAATGGGGATTTTGTCGTTTTGGCCATTGATGTTCATTATAAAGGAGACATATTACATCCGGAAACGAAATTATTCCCGCCTCATAATCTTGAGGGAACAAGTGGTCGAAATTTATATGGGAAATTATCGACGGTTTTTGAAAAAAATAAACATTTACCAAACGTGTATTATATGGATAAGACGAGGTACAGTGCTTTTTCGGGAACGGATTTAGAAATAAAGCTACGAGAAAGAGGAATCAATGACATTCATTTATGCGGTGTTTGTACTGATATTTGTGTTCTACATACCGCGGTAGATGCTTATAATAAAGGTTTTAATATTATTATTCATTCTAAGGCGGTCGCTAGCTTTAATCAGAAGGGACATGAATGGGCATTACAGCATTTTACTTCGGCATTAGGGGCGACGGTTTTAAGTTAA